A single region of the Phycisphaerales bacterium AB-hyl4 genome encodes:
- a CDS encoding DUF1778 domain-containing protein, producing the protein MGEKKRNPKKIMSIRIDADDKESIEGAARALGMTTSGFVASAAIDAAERVDQTTPMPPHEDGDDVPGFFRAACAVAARGGHQGYARAGFELASKVRWLIPDPVTDEDWDLALFDLRSLLAEKDIWGVIGWFRRYFAGCLQLVPQRRRTQFAYGAIAAFERGQVFSA; encoded by the coding sequence ATGGGCGAAAAGAAACGCAACCCCAAGAAAATCATGAGCATACGCATCGACGCCGACGATAAAGAATCCATTGAAGGCGCCGCCCGCGCCTTGGGCATGACCACGAGTGGCTTCGTGGCCTCGGCGGCGATCGACGCTGCGGAACGCGTGGACCAGACGACGCCAATGCCTCCGCACGAGGATGGTGATGACGTGCCTGGGTTTTTCCGCGCAGCTTGCGCCGTCGCAGCACGCGGGGGCCACCAGGGATACGCGCGGGCCGGCTTCGAGCTGGCATCAAAAGTGCGATGGCTGATCCCGGACCCCGTGACCGATGAGGACTGGGACCTCGCCCTCTTCGATCTGCGCAGCCTCTTAGCCGAGAAAGATATCTGGGGGGTGATCGGGTGGTTCCGTCGCTATTTCGCGGGATGTCTTCAGCTCGTGCCCCAACGCCGCCGCACGCAGTTCGCCTACGGCGCCATTGCGGCTTTTGAGCGTGGGCAGGTTTTTTCTGCGTAG
- a CDS encoding helix-turn-helix domain-containing protein: MPNIQRSSKKLTPEQIRKLKVQAKQIDRDDAENIKTQGRAVFAHHEQLRGILHTLVAERKRQGLSLTDLAGRTGIAKSNLSRLENSENTTPGLDTLERYARAVGKTLRVELMDAA; this comes from the coding sequence ATGCCCAACATTCAACGCTCCAGCAAGAAACTCACGCCCGAGCAAATCCGCAAGCTCAAAGTCCAGGCCAAGCAGATCGACCGCGACGACGCCGAAAACATCAAGACCCAGGGCCGGGCGGTCTTCGCCCACCACGAGCAACTGCGAGGCATCCTGCACACGCTGGTCGCCGAGCGCAAACGGCAGGGCCTGAGTCTGACCGATCTCGCCGGCCGCACTGGCATCGCCAAATCCAATCTCAGCCGGCTTGAGAACAGCGAGAACACCACTCCCGGCCTCGATACGCTCGAACGCTACGCCCGAGCCGTCGGCAAGACCCTTCGCGTGGAGTTGATGGATGCCGCCTGA
- a CDS encoding type II toxin-antitoxin system RelE/ParE family toxin, with protein MDRTTQRRIVRLLDHLAEYPRPEGVVKMQGEENLWRLRIGDYQLIYEVYDDRLVVVVLRVGHRREVYRKGKCRAKARRAATVQIETPRSTAGSCRSDPLGQQMFERVFASRRLAMITETVDDCLRMPKRRATSLNSMPPPSLLMRPSSNRAVTCRRPTR; from the coding sequence CTGGATCGCACCACGCAACGGCGGATCGTTCGTTTGCTGGATCATCTGGCTGAATACCCACGTCCCGAGGGCGTGGTCAAAATGCAGGGGGAAGAGAACCTGTGGCGGTTGCGTATCGGAGACTATCAGCTGATCTACGAAGTCTACGACGATCGGCTTGTGGTGGTCGTCCTGCGAGTCGGCCATCGGCGCGAGGTGTACAGAAAAGGCAAATGTCGGGCGAAAGCCCGCCGCGCAGCAACAGTGCAGATCGAAACCCCCCGAAGCACTGCGGGGTCTTGCCGAAGCGACCCGCTGGGCCAGCAGATGTTCGAGCGCGTGTTCGCATCGCGTCGGCTCGCGATGATCACGGAAACAGTGGACGACTGTTTGAGGATGCCGAAGCGAAGGGCTACCTCGCTCAACAGCATGCCGCCGCCATCGCTGCTGATGCGTCCGTCATCGAATCGAGCCGTCACCTGCCGCCGTCCGACGCGATGA